Proteins co-encoded in one Pirellulales bacterium genomic window:
- the scpB gene encoding SMC-Scp complex subunit ScpB has product MARVEAVLFLAKETLSSRKIAQLASLADGTQARTLIRRLNQFYDESGAAFRAEEVAGGFQLVTRPKFGPWLRRMLQNSAEPRLSGPALETLTVVAYRQPILRAEVEAVRGVQCGEMLRQLLERDLIRITGRADDLGRPLMYGTTRHFLELFGLKSLDELPRATELRGGGLPSRESDANNNATSENNSGVGRVEGNLLNDRLSEEESVTTRIRPSTTHDEDIVEGTATALLEASRRASSIKAAKAADDEDLDEEDEDWDDDDDDDDDEDDEDEEDDDFVEEEWEEVDDDDDEEEDDDDEDDDDWEDDEDDDWDDDEEEDDFDEEG; this is encoded by the coding sequence ATTGCTCGAGTCGAAGCCGTGCTTTTTTTGGCGAAAGAGACTCTTTCTAGCCGAAAAATAGCTCAATTGGCCAGCTTGGCAGACGGTACGCAAGCGCGTACATTGATCCGCCGACTAAACCAGTTTTACGACGAATCTGGCGCTGCATTCCGGGCAGAGGAGGTTGCCGGCGGTTTCCAATTGGTGACCCGGCCGAAATTTGGCCCGTGGCTGCGAAGGATGTTGCAAAACTCGGCCGAACCGCGACTGTCTGGGCCGGCGCTGGAAACACTGACGGTGGTGGCATATCGTCAACCGATTTTGCGGGCGGAAGTCGAAGCCGTCCGTGGAGTGCAATGTGGCGAAATGCTGCGACAACTGTTGGAGCGAGATTTGATCCGCATTACCGGCCGGGCGGACGACCTCGGCCGGCCTTTGATGTATGGTACTACAAGGCATTTTTTAGAGTTGTTCGGCCTAAAAAGTCTTGACGAACTGCCCCGCGCGACAGAATTACGTGGAGGCGGGTTGCCAAGTCGCGAGTCGGACGCTAATAACAACGCTACTAGTGAAAACAATTCCGGTGTGGGCCGGGTTGAAGGAAACCTATTGAACGATCGCCTTTCGGAGGAAGAATCAGTGACAACACGCATTCGCCCCAGCACTACGCACGACGAAGATATTGTCGAGGGTACGGCGACGGCGCTCTTGGAAGCCTCTCGCCGCGCGTCAAGCATCAAAGCAGCGAAAGCTGCCGACGACGAGGATTTGGACGAGGAAGATGAGGACTGGGACGATGACGATGACGATGACGACGACGAAGACGATGAGGACGAGGAGGACGATGATTTCGTCGAGGAGGAATGGGAGGAAGTAGACGACGACGATGATGAGGAGGAGGATGACGACGACGAGGACGACGACGATTGGGAGGACGACGAGGACGACGATTGGGACGACGACGAAGAGGAAGACGACTTCGACGAAGAAGGGTAG
- a CDS encoding MBL fold metallo-hydrolase has product MPQPSLTTDLRGQLVFLGTGTSVGVPCVGCGCATCTSTNPKNHRLRCSLALGLPEGNLLIDTTPDLRTQLLREQIGLIHAVLYTHDHADHVFGLDDVRLFPYYLGHPLPIYCEDFVEDRIRKSFDYAFVSENQHYAGGVPQLDIQRIALEPFTLLRQKFVPFRLAHGKFRVTGFRFGNIAYCTDTNGIPPESWQLLQGLDVLILDALRPRPHASHYSLQEAIEVAKKLQPKRTLFTHMGHEIEHEATNASLPPEMTLAYDGLRLPLTG; this is encoded by the coding sequence ATGCCACAGCCATCCCTCACCACCGACCTCCGCGGCCAACTCGTGTTTCTCGGCACCGGAACGTCGGTGGGCGTGCCCTGCGTGGGTTGTGGCTGTGCGACATGCACGAGCACCAATCCGAAGAACCATCGGCTCCGCTGCTCGTTGGCGCTTGGCCTGCCGGAAGGAAACTTGCTGATCGACACGACCCCAGACTTGCGCACTCAGCTCCTGCGCGAGCAAATCGGCCTCATTCACGCAGTCCTCTATACGCACGACCACGCCGACCACGTCTTTGGATTGGACGATGTGCGGCTGTTCCCTTACTACCTTGGCCACCCTCTGCCGATTTATTGCGAAGACTTCGTCGAAGATCGTATTCGCAAATCGTTTGATTATGCATTTGTCAGTGAGAATCAGCACTATGCCGGCGGCGTTCCTCAACTCGATATTCAACGAATCGCGCTCGAGCCGTTCACGCTGCTGCGGCAAAAATTCGTTCCGTTTCGCTTGGCACACGGCAAGTTTCGCGTTACGGGCTTTCGCTTTGGCAACATCGCATACTGCACCGACACGAACGGCATCCCGCCCGAAAGCTGGCAATTACTGCAAGGGCTTGATGTACTGATTCTCGACGCCCTGCGCCCGCGTCCGCACGCGTCTCACTACAGCCTGCAAGAAGCAATCGAAGTCGCAAAGAAGTTGCAACCCAAGCGCACGCTTTTCACGCACATGGGGCACGAAATCGAACATGAGGCGACAAATGCGTCGCTGCCGCCGGAAATGACGCTAGCCTATGATGGCTTGCGCCTGCCGCTCACCGGATAG